From the genome of Paraburkholderia flava, one region includes:
- the zwf gene encoding glucose-6-phosphate dehydrogenase produces the protein MTNQTAPASPDLPLDMIIFGGGGDLSARKLLPALYMAHQHGNLPADTRILAIGRRPWSRDEYLGFMEEQSKPFVGDKAFDAASWDRFLALFEYVRVDVGSAEDYARLAQVSRPNVRRVFYLATSPNLFTTICDNLSAAGLIDEHSRVVLEKPLGSDLASAQAINTSVGQHFNEQQIYRIDHYLGKETVQNLMVLRFGNAIFGPLWQAPYIKSVQITVAETVGVGSRAGFYDETGALRDMVQNHLLQLLCIVAMEPPVSLDPDAVRDEKLKVLRSLRVMTPEDIARDTVRGQYTAGAVGGEPVKGYLQEDNVPPDSRAETFVALRAHINNWRWAHVPFFLRTGKRMQKKVSEIVIEFADLPFSIIPSGPRSYGNRLVITLQPAESIQLQMLAKEPGSGMHMLPVNLNLDLEQAFTERRAEAYERLLIDVVRGRLTHFMRRDELEAAWAWADPILAGWKASADKPRPYTAGTFGPSASTTLMARENSVWAEES, from the coding sequence ATGACCAACCAGACCGCTCCTGCTTCGCCCGACCTGCCGCTCGACATGATCATCTTCGGCGGCGGCGGCGATCTGTCGGCCCGCAAGCTGTTGCCCGCGCTGTACATGGCGCACCAGCACGGCAACCTGCCGGCCGATACCCGCATCCTCGCCATCGGCCGCCGCCCGTGGTCGCGCGACGAATATCTGGGTTTCATGGAAGAGCAGTCGAAGCCGTTCGTCGGCGACAAGGCGTTCGACGCAGCCTCGTGGGACCGCTTTCTCGCGCTGTTCGAATACGTGCGTGTAGACGTCGGCTCGGCGGAAGACTACGCGCGTCTCGCCCAGGTCTCGCGCCCCAACGTGCGCCGCGTGTTCTATCTCGCGACGTCGCCGAACCTGTTCACGACGATCTGCGACAACCTGTCGGCTGCCGGGCTCATCGACGAGCATTCGCGCGTCGTGCTCGAAAAGCCGCTCGGTTCGGATCTCGCATCCGCGCAGGCCATCAACACGTCGGTCGGTCAGCATTTCAACGAGCAGCAGATCTACCGGATCGACCACTACCTCGGCAAGGAAACGGTGCAGAACCTGATGGTGCTGCGCTTCGGCAACGCGATCTTCGGGCCGCTGTGGCAGGCGCCGTACATCAAGAGCGTGCAGATCACCGTGGCCGAGACGGTCGGCGTCGGCAGCCGGGCGGGTTTTTACGACGAAACCGGCGCGCTGCGCGACATGGTGCAGAACCACCTGCTGCAACTGCTGTGCATCGTCGCGATGGAACCGCCGGTATCGCTCGACCCGGACGCAGTCCGCGACGAGAAGCTGAAGGTGCTGCGCTCGCTGCGCGTGATGACGCCCGAAGACATCGCGCGTGACACGGTGCGCGGGCAGTACACGGCGGGCGCGGTCGGCGGCGAGCCGGTGAAGGGTTATCTGCAGGAAGACAACGTGCCGCCCGACAGCCGCGCGGAAACCTTCGTCGCGCTGCGTGCGCACATCAACAACTGGCGCTGGGCGCACGTGCCGTTCTTCCTGCGTACCGGCAAGCGGATGCAGAAGAAGGTGTCGGAGATCGTCATCGAGTTCGCCGATCTGCCGTTCTCGATCATCCCGAGCGGTCCGCGCAGCTACGGCAACCGGCTCGTCATCACACTGCAGCCGGCCGAGTCGATCCAGCTGCAGATGCTCGCGAAGGAACCCGGCAGCGGCATGCACATGCTGCCGGTGAACCTGAATCTCGATCTCGAGCAGGCGTTCACCGAGCGCCGCGCCGAAGCGTACGAGCGTCTGCTGATCGACGTGGTGCGCGGCCGTCTCACGCATTTCATGCGGCGCGACGAGCTGGAAGCCGCGTGGGCGTGGGCCGATCCGATTCTGGCCGGCTGGAAAGCGTCGGCCGACAAGCCGCGTCCGTACACGGCGGGCACCTTCGGGCCGTCGGCGTCGACCACGCTGATGGCACGCGAAAACTCGGTCTGGGCGGAAGAGTCCTGA
- a CDS encoding N-acyl amino acid synthase FeeM domain-containing protein, giving the protein MDRLNPAVLPAEFRREHADAGQLESSSASLQQERMPFTVRIVADDNGLEKAVQMRRLAYSRHLPDFAEKMAIERSDREPGTIVLLAESKLDGGPLGTMRIQTNEFAPLALEQSVTLPDWLRGTRLAEATRLGVAGGTIGRMVKIALCKALFMYCGQEQIDWMVITARSPLDREYEAMLFVDVFGKEEFLPMAHVGGLHHRVMAKPVAVARQRWAEVRHPLYRFVFQTSHPDIDLNPMHLSLEPETVRCPRDSEIAQPIRTR; this is encoded by the coding sequence ATGGATCGCCTTAATCCTGCAGTTTTACCTGCCGAATTTCGTCGCGAACACGCCGACGCCGGACAGCTTGAATCCTCATCCGCGTCACTGCAACAGGAAAGAATGCCGTTCACCGTCCGTATCGTCGCCGACGACAACGGCCTTGAAAAAGCAGTGCAGATGCGTCGTCTCGCTTATAGCCGTCATCTACCCGATTTCGCCGAGAAGATGGCGATCGAACGCAGCGATCGTGAACCAGGCACGATCGTGCTGCTTGCCGAGTCGAAGCTCGATGGAGGCCCGCTCGGCACGATGCGTATCCAGACCAACGAGTTCGCACCGCTCGCGCTCGAACAGTCCGTCACGTTGCCCGACTGGCTGCGCGGAACCCGGCTCGCGGAAGCGACGCGGCTCGGCGTCGCCGGCGGCACGATCGGCCGGATGGTGAAGATCGCGTTGTGCAAGGCACTGTTCATGTACTGCGGACAGGAACAGATCGACTGGATGGTCATCACCGCGCGTTCGCCACTAGACCGGGAATACGAAGCCATGTTATTCGTCGATGTTTTTGGTAAAGAGGAGTTTTTGCCGATGGCGCATGTGGGCGGATTACATCATCGTGTGATGGCAAAGCCGGTGGCAGTCGCTCGACAACGCTGGGCAGAAGTGCGGCATCCGCTTTACCGGTTCGTGTTTCAAACTTCGCATCCGGATATCGATCTAAATCCTATGCATTTATCTTTGGAGCCGGAAACGGTACGATGCCCAAGGGATTCGGAAATTGCCCAGCCAATCAGAACGAGATAA